Proteins from a genomic interval of Arvicola amphibius chromosome 10, mArvAmp1.2, whole genome shotgun sequence:
- the Usp42 gene encoding ubiquitin carboxyl-terminal hydrolase 42 isoform X2: protein MTIVDKTEPSDPSTCQNQPGSSEAVSPEDMDTGSASWGAVSSISDVSNHTLSLGPVPGAVVYSNSSVPDKSKPSPPKDQVLGDGIAPPQKVLFPSEKICLKWQQSHRVGAGLQNLGNTCFANAALQCLTYTPPLANYMLSHEHSKTCHAEGFCMMCIMQTHITQALSNPGDVIKPMFVINEMRRIARHFRFGNQEDAHEFLQYTVDAMQKACLNGSNKLDRHTQATTLVCQIFGGYLRSRVKCLNCKGVSDTFDPYLDITLEIKAAQSVTKALEQFVKPEQLDGENSYKCSKCKKMVPASKRFTIHRSSNVLTISLKRFANFTGGKIAKDVKYPEYLDIRPYMSQPNGEPIIYVLYAVLVHTGFNCHAGHYFCYIKASNGLWYQMNDSIVSTSDIRSVLNQQAYVLFYIRSHDVKNGGEPAHPTHSPGQSSPRPGISQRVVNNKQAAPGFIGPQLPSHVMKTTPHLNGTTPVKDTPSSSMSSPNGNTSVNRASPVNASTSVQNWSVSRPSVVPEHPKKQKITISIHNKLPVRQGQAQLNNNLHGPSLEAPSKATPSSTITNPSAIQSTSNTPMASVSNTVAKAVSPSEPCSKPMVNGKAKVSSSVLVPYGAESSEESDEESKGLAQENGVDMMASTPCARPEAEDEDSEASPRELQESVTLNGANSAGSDLRENGLAFDSASCQVQPDVHTENLFSKLNGLPGKVTPAPLQSVPEDRVLETFKLTNQAKGPSGEESWTTTGESPPKDPVSQLEPVTDENGSLETPEAVTNGSMKTPTTMSPLEPTISCTKEDSSVVVSANPVEVLPSVPAPCNTTGTTLGDTPLPELCDPDDLTTSPSQPPQAVKGEIAENPQDSTLAEAVERLNPAPSVLTGEGGEQKLFLYLSTEGSEEAEDSSRSSGVSADTVPPPQPDWTTSSCEGAAAQVPGDRGDGSKVGPKVQEPSPAKEKVSSLRKVDRGHYRSRRERSSSGEHVRDCRARTEDHHHKKRRCYSRERPKQERHPANTYCNGGQHLGHGDRDSPEHRSLSRYSHHHSRVRNGPEQDWSRYHHSENEHAWVRERFYPDKMRWDKCRYYHDRYTPYTAREWRPLRSREHERTAQLGRPHKDSYWGRKGWEPQPRGKERPHFHSPREASGLALSIERHPQEKAMLAVQDSNHSFPGRFHEHESVKSRKRRYETTESDSRLEKKAHKNLEKDTLEEPRAKKHKKSKKKKKSKDKHRDRDARHQQESDFSGAYSDADLHRHRKKKKKKKRHSRKSEDFMKNVEMHLPKPLSYEAVGHFRRTEGTFLLADGLPLADSGSFREKSKHLRMESRPDRCHLSEYGQGD from the exons ATGACCATAGTTGACAAAACTGAGCCTTCAGACCCATCAACCTGTCAGAACCAGCCTGGCAGTTCTGAGGCGGTCTCACCTGAAGACATGGACACAGGCTCTGCCAGCTGGGGTGCCGTGTCTTCAATAAGTGATGTTTCAAATCATACGCTTTCTTTAGGGCCAGTGCCTGGTGCTGTAGTTTATTCAAATTCATCTGTACCTGATAAATCAAAACCATCACCCCCTAAGGATCAAG tccTAGGTGATGGCATTGCTCCTCCTCAAAAGGTTCTGTTTCCATCTGAAAAGATTTGTCTTAAGTGGCAACAATCTCATCGAGTTGGCGCTGGGCTCCAGAATTTGGGCAATACCTGTTTCGCCAATGCTGCATTGCAGTGTCTGACCTACACACCACCCCTCGCCAATTACATGTTATCTCATGAGCACTCCAAGACAT GCCACGCAGAAGGATTTTGTATGATGTGCATAATGCAAACACACATTACCCAGGCACTCAGCAACCCTGGAGACGTTATCAAGCCGATGTTCGTCATCAATGAAATGCGAC GTATTGCTAGACACTTCCGTTTTGGAAACCAAGAAGATGCCCATGAATTTCTTCAGTACACAGTTGATGCCATGCAGAAAGCGTGTTTAAACGGCAGCAATAA ATTGGACAGACACACCCAAGCTACCACCCTAGTCTGCCAGATATTTGGAGGATACCTAAGATCGCGAG tcaAATGTTTAAATTGCAAGGGTGTTTCAGATACCTTTGATCCATATCTGGACATAACATTGGAAATTAAG GCTGCTCAGAGTGTTACCAAGGCATTGGAACAGTTTGTGAAGCCAGAACAACTGGATGGAGAAAACTCATACAAATGCAGCAA GTGCAAAAAAATGGTTCCAGCTTCAAAGAGGTTTACCATCCATAGGTCCTCTAATGTTCTCACCATTTCACTGAAGCGCTTTGCCAACTTCACTGGTGGGAAAATTGCTAAG gaTGTAAAATATCCTGAATACCTTGATATTCGGCCCTATATGTCTCAGCCCAACGGAGAGccaattatttatgttttgtatGCTGTGCTGGTCCACACTGGTTTTAACTGTCATGCAGGCCACTACTTTTGCTACATAAAG GCTAGCAATGGCCTCTGGTATCAGATGAATGACTCCATCGTGTCCACCAGTGATATTAGATCGGTGCTTAACCAGCAAGCTTATGTGCTCTTTTATATCAG GTCACATGATGTGAAAAATGGAGGGGAACCTGCCCATCCCACCCATAGTCCTGGCCAGTCCTCTCCTCGTCCAGGAATCAGTCAGAGGGTCGTCAACAACAAGCAGGCAGCACCAGGGTTTATTGGACCCCAGCTGCCTTCCCATGTCATGAAG ACTACACCACACTTGAATGGCACCACGCCAGTGAAAGACACACCAAGTAGTTCGATGTCAAGCCCTAACGGAAACACCAGCGTCAATAGGGCCAGTCCTGTTAATGCCTCGACTTCTGTGCAAAACTGGTCTGTCAGCAGGCCCTCAGTTGTTCCAGAACAccccaagaaacaaaaaattaccATCAGTATTCACAACAAGTTGCCTGTTCGCCAGGGTCAGGCACAGCTGAATAACAACCTCCATGGCCCTTCGCTGGAGGCCCCTAGCAAGGCAACACCCTCCTCTACCATCACTAATCCTTCTGCAATACAGTCTACCTCGAACACACCCATGGCATCTGTTTCCAATACAGTAGCAAAAGCAGTTTCCCCCAGTGAACCCTGTTCTAAGCCCATGGTGAATGGCAAGGCTAAGGTGAGCTCCAGCGTGCTGGTCCCCTATGGGGCTGAGTCCTCAGAAGAGTCCGATGAGGAGTCGAAGGGCCTGGCCCAGGAGAATGGTGTAGACATGATGGCCAGCACGCCCTGTgccaggccggaagctgaagacgAGGACAGTGAGGCTTCCCCTCGTGAGCTACAAGAATCCGTCACGCTAAATGGTGCTAATAGCGCAGGCAGCGACTTGAGAGAGAACGGCCTAGCATTTGACAGTGCCAGCTGTCAGGTCCAGCCCGATGTACACAcagaaaacctcttttccaaacttAATGGTCTTCCTGGAAAG GTGACACCTGCTCCTTTACAGTCTGTTCCTGAAGACAGAGTCCTCGAGACCTTCAAGCTTACCAACCAGGCAAAGGGGCCATCGGGTGAAGAGAG TTGGACTACAACAGGGGAAAGCCCCCCAAAGGACCCTGTTTCACAGCTGGAGCCCGTCACTGATGAGAATGGTTCTCTTGAGACACCAGAGGCAGTTACCAATGGGAGCATGAAGACCCCTACAACCATGTCACCCCTGGAGCCCACCATCAGCTGTACCAAAGAAGACTCCTCTGTTGTCGTCTCAGCTAACCCTGTGGAGGTTCTGCCTTCCGTCCCTGCTCCTTGTAACACCACCGGTACTACCTTGGGGGATACCCCACTGCCCGAATTGTGTGACCCTGATGACTTGACTACCAGCCCGAGCCAGCCACCCCAAGCAGTGAAAGGGGAAATAGCTGAGAACCCGCAGGACTCCACTTTGGCTGAAGCGGTGGAGAGACTGAATCCGGCTCCCTCAGTACTCACAGGTGAGGGCGGTGAGCAGAAACTCTTCCTTTACCTCAGCACAGAGGGGTCCGAGGAGGCCGAAGATTCATCTAGAAGCTCGGgggtctctgcagacacagtTCCCCCCCCTCAGCCTGACTGGACCACCAGCTCTTGTGAAGGGGCTGCGGCGCAGGTTCCCGGGGACAGAGGTGACGGAAGCAAGGTGGGACCCAAAGTTCAGGAGCCTTCCCCAGCCAAGGAAAAGGTGAGCAGCCTCCGGAAAGTGGATCGAGGACATTATCGAAGCCGGAGAGAGCGTTCCTCCAGTGGGGAGCATGTGAGGGACTGCAGGGCCCGGACGGAGGACCACCACCATAAGAAGCGACGCTGCTACAGTCGAGAGCGGCCCAAGCAGGAGCGCCACCCTGCTAATACATACTGCAATGGGGGCCAGCACCTGGGTCATGGTGACAGAGACAGCCCTGAGCACCGCTCCCTAAGCAGATACAGCCACCATCACTCACGGGTTAGGAATGGCCCAGAGCAGGACTGGAGCCGGTACCACCATTCGGAAAATGAGCATGCCTGGGTCAGGGAGAGATTCTACCCAGACAAGATGAGGTGGGACAAATGCAGGTATTACCACGACAGGTATACCCCATACACGGCCCGAGAGTGGCGGCCTCTGCGTAGTCGTGAGCATGAACGCACTGCTCAGCTTGGGCGTCCACACAAAGACAGCTACTGGGGCCGGAAGGGCTGGGAGCCACAACCTCGGGGGAAGGAACGGCCCCACTTCCATAGCCCACGAGAGGCCTCAGGCCTTGCCCTGTCCATCGAGAGGCATCCCCAAGAGAAGGCCATGCTGGCTGTGCAGGACAGCAACCACAGCTTCCCTGGTCGCTTTCACGAACACGAAAGTGTCAAGTCAAGGAAACGGAGGTATGAGACTACAGAAAGTGATAGCCGCCtagaaaaaaaagcccacaaaaatctggagaaggacactttagaAGAGCCAAGGGCGAAGAAGCACAAAAaatctaagaagaaaaagaagtccaaAGATAAACACCGGGATCGAGATGCCAG GCATCAGCAAGAATCCGATTTTTCAGGAGCATACTCTGATGCTGACCTCCATAGACAtcggaagaagaagaagaaaaagaaaagacattcgaggaagtcagaggactttATGAAAAATGTTGAGATGCATTTACCGAAGCCCTTGAGCTATGAGGCTGTCGGCCATTTCCGGAGAACAGAGGGCACCTTCCTGCTGGCCGATGGCCTGCCTCTGGCAGACAGTGGCTCTTTCCGGGAGAAATCTAAGCATTTAAGGATGGAAAGCCGGCCTGACAGATGTCATCTGTCAGAGTATGGCCAGG GTGATTAA
- the Usp42 gene encoding ubiquitin carboxyl-terminal hydrolase 42 isoform X1 — protein sequence MTIVDKTEPSDPSTCQNQPGSSEAVSPEDMDTGSASWGAVSSISDVSNHTLSLGPVPGAVVYSNSSVPDKSKPSPPKDQVLGDGIAPPQKVLFPSEKICLKWQQSHRVGAGLQNLGNTCFANAALQCLTYTPPLANYMLSHEHSKTCHAEGFCMMCIMQTHITQALSNPGDVIKPMFVINEMRRIARHFRFGNQEDAHEFLQYTVDAMQKACLNGSNKLDRHTQATTLVCQIFGGYLRSRVKCLNCKGVSDTFDPYLDITLEIKAAQSVTKALEQFVKPEQLDGENSYKCSKCKKMVPASKRFTIHRSSNVLTISLKRFANFTGGKIAKDVKYPEYLDIRPYMSQPNGEPIIYVLYAVLVHTGFNCHAGHYFCYIKASNGLWYQMNDSIVSTSDIRSVLNQQAYVLFYIRSHDVKNGGEPAHPTHSPGQSSPRPGISQRVVNNKQAAPGFIGPQLPSHVMKTTPHLNGTTPVKDTPSSSMSSPNGNTSVNRASPVNASTSVQNWSVSRPSVVPEHPKKQKITISIHNKLPVRQGQAQLNNNLHGPSLEAPSKATPSSTITNPSAIQSTSNTPMASVSNTVAKAVSPSEPCSKPMVNGKAKVSSSVLVPYGAESSEESDEESKGLAQENGVDMMASTPCARPEAEDEDSEASPRELQESVTLNGANSAGSDLRENGLAFDSASCQVQPDVHTENLFSKLNGLPGKVTPAPLQSVPEDRVLETFKLTNQAKGPSGEESWTTTGESPPKDPVSQLEPVTDENGSLETPEAVTNGSMKTPTTMSPLEPTISCTKEDSSVVVSANPVEVLPSVPAPCNTTGTTLGDTPLPELCDPDDLTTSPSQPPQAVKGEIAENPQDSTLAEAVERLNPAPSVLTGEGGEQKLFLYLSTEGSEEAEDSSRSSGVSADTVPPPQPDWTTSSCEGAAAQVPGDRGDGSKVGPKVQEPSPAKEKVSSLRKVDRGHYRSRRERSSSGEHVRDCRARTEDHHHKKRRCYSRERPKQERHPANTYCNGGQHLGHGDRDSPEHRSLSRYSHHHSRVRNGPEQDWSRYHHSENEHAWVRERFYPDKMRWDKCRYYHDRYTPYTAREWRPLRSREHERTAQLGRPHKDSYWGRKGWEPQPRGKERPHFHSPREASGLALSIERHPQEKAMLAVQDSNHSFPGRFHEHESVKSRKRRYETTESDSRLEKKAHKNLEKDTLEEPRAKKHKKSKKKKKSKDKHRDRDARHQQESDFSGAYSDADLHRHRKKKKKKKRHSRKSEDFMKNVEMHLPKPLSYEAVGHFRRTEGTFLLADGLPLADSGSFREKSKHLRMESRPDRCHLSEYGQGKKTGN from the exons ATGACCATAGTTGACAAAACTGAGCCTTCAGACCCATCAACCTGTCAGAACCAGCCTGGCAGTTCTGAGGCGGTCTCACCTGAAGACATGGACACAGGCTCTGCCAGCTGGGGTGCCGTGTCTTCAATAAGTGATGTTTCAAATCATACGCTTTCTTTAGGGCCAGTGCCTGGTGCTGTAGTTTATTCAAATTCATCTGTACCTGATAAATCAAAACCATCACCCCCTAAGGATCAAG tccTAGGTGATGGCATTGCTCCTCCTCAAAAGGTTCTGTTTCCATCTGAAAAGATTTGTCTTAAGTGGCAACAATCTCATCGAGTTGGCGCTGGGCTCCAGAATTTGGGCAATACCTGTTTCGCCAATGCTGCATTGCAGTGTCTGACCTACACACCACCCCTCGCCAATTACATGTTATCTCATGAGCACTCCAAGACAT GCCACGCAGAAGGATTTTGTATGATGTGCATAATGCAAACACACATTACCCAGGCACTCAGCAACCCTGGAGACGTTATCAAGCCGATGTTCGTCATCAATGAAATGCGAC GTATTGCTAGACACTTCCGTTTTGGAAACCAAGAAGATGCCCATGAATTTCTTCAGTACACAGTTGATGCCATGCAGAAAGCGTGTTTAAACGGCAGCAATAA ATTGGACAGACACACCCAAGCTACCACCCTAGTCTGCCAGATATTTGGAGGATACCTAAGATCGCGAG tcaAATGTTTAAATTGCAAGGGTGTTTCAGATACCTTTGATCCATATCTGGACATAACATTGGAAATTAAG GCTGCTCAGAGTGTTACCAAGGCATTGGAACAGTTTGTGAAGCCAGAACAACTGGATGGAGAAAACTCATACAAATGCAGCAA GTGCAAAAAAATGGTTCCAGCTTCAAAGAGGTTTACCATCCATAGGTCCTCTAATGTTCTCACCATTTCACTGAAGCGCTTTGCCAACTTCACTGGTGGGAAAATTGCTAAG gaTGTAAAATATCCTGAATACCTTGATATTCGGCCCTATATGTCTCAGCCCAACGGAGAGccaattatttatgttttgtatGCTGTGCTGGTCCACACTGGTTTTAACTGTCATGCAGGCCACTACTTTTGCTACATAAAG GCTAGCAATGGCCTCTGGTATCAGATGAATGACTCCATCGTGTCCACCAGTGATATTAGATCGGTGCTTAACCAGCAAGCTTATGTGCTCTTTTATATCAG GTCACATGATGTGAAAAATGGAGGGGAACCTGCCCATCCCACCCATAGTCCTGGCCAGTCCTCTCCTCGTCCAGGAATCAGTCAGAGGGTCGTCAACAACAAGCAGGCAGCACCAGGGTTTATTGGACCCCAGCTGCCTTCCCATGTCATGAAG ACTACACCACACTTGAATGGCACCACGCCAGTGAAAGACACACCAAGTAGTTCGATGTCAAGCCCTAACGGAAACACCAGCGTCAATAGGGCCAGTCCTGTTAATGCCTCGACTTCTGTGCAAAACTGGTCTGTCAGCAGGCCCTCAGTTGTTCCAGAACAccccaagaaacaaaaaattaccATCAGTATTCACAACAAGTTGCCTGTTCGCCAGGGTCAGGCACAGCTGAATAACAACCTCCATGGCCCTTCGCTGGAGGCCCCTAGCAAGGCAACACCCTCCTCTACCATCACTAATCCTTCTGCAATACAGTCTACCTCGAACACACCCATGGCATCTGTTTCCAATACAGTAGCAAAAGCAGTTTCCCCCAGTGAACCCTGTTCTAAGCCCATGGTGAATGGCAAGGCTAAGGTGAGCTCCAGCGTGCTGGTCCCCTATGGGGCTGAGTCCTCAGAAGAGTCCGATGAGGAGTCGAAGGGCCTGGCCCAGGAGAATGGTGTAGACATGATGGCCAGCACGCCCTGTgccaggccggaagctgaagacgAGGACAGTGAGGCTTCCCCTCGTGAGCTACAAGAATCCGTCACGCTAAATGGTGCTAATAGCGCAGGCAGCGACTTGAGAGAGAACGGCCTAGCATTTGACAGTGCCAGCTGTCAGGTCCAGCCCGATGTACACAcagaaaacctcttttccaaacttAATGGTCTTCCTGGAAAG GTGACACCTGCTCCTTTACAGTCTGTTCCTGAAGACAGAGTCCTCGAGACCTTCAAGCTTACCAACCAGGCAAAGGGGCCATCGGGTGAAGAGAG TTGGACTACAACAGGGGAAAGCCCCCCAAAGGACCCTGTTTCACAGCTGGAGCCCGTCACTGATGAGAATGGTTCTCTTGAGACACCAGAGGCAGTTACCAATGGGAGCATGAAGACCCCTACAACCATGTCACCCCTGGAGCCCACCATCAGCTGTACCAAAGAAGACTCCTCTGTTGTCGTCTCAGCTAACCCTGTGGAGGTTCTGCCTTCCGTCCCTGCTCCTTGTAACACCACCGGTACTACCTTGGGGGATACCCCACTGCCCGAATTGTGTGACCCTGATGACTTGACTACCAGCCCGAGCCAGCCACCCCAAGCAGTGAAAGGGGAAATAGCTGAGAACCCGCAGGACTCCACTTTGGCTGAAGCGGTGGAGAGACTGAATCCGGCTCCCTCAGTACTCACAGGTGAGGGCGGTGAGCAGAAACTCTTCCTTTACCTCAGCACAGAGGGGTCCGAGGAGGCCGAAGATTCATCTAGAAGCTCGGgggtctctgcagacacagtTCCCCCCCCTCAGCCTGACTGGACCACCAGCTCTTGTGAAGGGGCTGCGGCGCAGGTTCCCGGGGACAGAGGTGACGGAAGCAAGGTGGGACCCAAAGTTCAGGAGCCTTCCCCAGCCAAGGAAAAGGTGAGCAGCCTCCGGAAAGTGGATCGAGGACATTATCGAAGCCGGAGAGAGCGTTCCTCCAGTGGGGAGCATGTGAGGGACTGCAGGGCCCGGACGGAGGACCACCACCATAAGAAGCGACGCTGCTACAGTCGAGAGCGGCCCAAGCAGGAGCGCCACCCTGCTAATACATACTGCAATGGGGGCCAGCACCTGGGTCATGGTGACAGAGACAGCCCTGAGCACCGCTCCCTAAGCAGATACAGCCACCATCACTCACGGGTTAGGAATGGCCCAGAGCAGGACTGGAGCCGGTACCACCATTCGGAAAATGAGCATGCCTGGGTCAGGGAGAGATTCTACCCAGACAAGATGAGGTGGGACAAATGCAGGTATTACCACGACAGGTATACCCCATACACGGCCCGAGAGTGGCGGCCTCTGCGTAGTCGTGAGCATGAACGCACTGCTCAGCTTGGGCGTCCACACAAAGACAGCTACTGGGGCCGGAAGGGCTGGGAGCCACAACCTCGGGGGAAGGAACGGCCCCACTTCCATAGCCCACGAGAGGCCTCAGGCCTTGCCCTGTCCATCGAGAGGCATCCCCAAGAGAAGGCCATGCTGGCTGTGCAGGACAGCAACCACAGCTTCCCTGGTCGCTTTCACGAACACGAAAGTGTCAAGTCAAGGAAACGGAGGTATGAGACTACAGAAAGTGATAGCCGCCtagaaaaaaaagcccacaaaaatctggagaaggacactttagaAGAGCCAAGGGCGAAGAAGCACAAAAaatctaagaagaaaaagaagtccaaAGATAAACACCGGGATCGAGATGCCAG GCATCAGCAAGAATCCGATTTTTCAGGAGCATACTCTGATGCTGACCTCCATAGACAtcggaagaagaagaagaaaaagaaaagacattcgaggaagtcagaggactttATGAAAAATGTTGAGATGCATTTACCGAAGCCCTTGAGCTATGAGGCTGTCGGCCATTTCCGGAGAACAGAGGGCACCTTCCTGCTGGCCGATGGCCTGCCTCTGGCAGACAGTGGCTCTTTCCGGGAGAAATCTAAGCATTTAAGGATGGAAAGCCGGCCTGACAGATGTCATCTGTCAGAGTATGGCCAGGGTAAGAAGACTGGGAATTAA